From Gossypium raimondii isolate GPD5lz chromosome 11, ASM2569854v1, whole genome shotgun sequence:
ttttttttactttcaacatcgataatttcacaaaatttaccaTTACTTAGATTGGTTTTTCGTGGAAACAAATAACATTGTGTTGCAATTTGTCTCCTAAATATCATGTTTCCAATCTTCATTCACCTCAagacaatattattttatacgCAAATGGGAAAATTTGAATGCGATATTAAGTGTAATAGTTGTAAGACCGACGTTTGATTTAACGAAGAATATTTTATGCATTGTTGGTGCATAAGTTCCATGCACTATCAATGAATAATAATATGACCTCTCATcgttaaatgaaataaattaggatACTCCAATTACACCCAATTCGGTGAGACCCAACAATTACATTGATGagaaatgattgtatgaaaCAGGGATATTATCTCTGTTCAATAGTTTAATGCCACATTAGCAATTTCATCCTGAATTTCAGGATTTTCATTTGGATCTGTTTTTTCTTTCAGGATGAAAATCTGAAATTTAGAATGAAAATGCTGATATGGCATTAAACTATTGGAAAAGTGGTACAGATGACTTGTCGTCCCTATTTCATACATACAATCCTTTCCTTTACATTGATTAcccaaacatattatcattatataattataagGAATTACACtcaaattaaattagtaaatctTATaagaaatgttttttaaaatatgtttttatgtaattctattattttacactttaaaaaaaaccaataagCAAAGGAAAATCAAGCTTgggtttgttatttttaattacccaaagttttgttgaataatctcattataggttctgattatatctgttcttttttatataatgtctaTAACTAAGCATAGCCCCCTTCCCAAAccataataaataagaaaataatgcgtttcagcgcactcgaatCCACATTCTCTTATATTGATAACAATACTTATACCAAttaaactaagactcaatcgaatttaattactcaattctaaccataaataaatttaatacttcaATTGGAATAataaacttttatgtttttttaatcaaatcttGTGCAATCTTAGCtcacataataataaatttgatcacAAAGTCAAGTCATGTTATGCAATGAATTTTAAGTGCCTTCCAATCAAAGCATAcaaaccaaataatataatttagaaaaaaaaacccccGAAAAAAGGGTGCCGGCTGCCCATTTTAGAGATTGTTGGATTTAGAGTCCATGGCCTACCAAAATGATCTTATTTGATGGATTTACCTCTCTGGTTTTATTACCTTTTTATCATATAATTGTCGCCACTGTTTCAATTTAATACACATTAAAAAAGGTTACCATAAAACAAAACTCCaatctataattttaattttttttaacatcttaaatataattttattcatgatCATATTTGATACGTTGTTAACGAGTTTTTAAATTCTACAAACGAGTTCGAGATCGACAAATATCCTATaaagatgtaataaaataataataaaaacataccaaaattttaaaactgcttatgaaataaaaatatatattacttgtATGCTACCCCAtaataaatctaatttttatttaagaaaaaaactataATCAAATGGGCCTCACTAATGGATTCAATTGAAAGATTTGATCAGTTTTgttgataaattatatatatattttaaataatttcattataggttttgattatattttctttttttgacaCAAGCTCATATTCCCTCTCAATCCATAATAGAAAGAAAATGCGCTTTAGTGCACTCGAATCCTTATCCtcttacattgacaacaatatctaTACTAATCGAATGTAAATTGCGCCACATTTGATCttacaactttttctttttggtagaGAAAAATAACACTCCTATTAACTAGGAATGAATAAAAACAATGTTTTTGTTGTGGAGTATAATTTAGTTTGGTCCTAACAATCATCATTAATAAATGGTCCTCCTCTAAATCTTAATATTGataatctttttacttttaaaatcataatattttttatgaacaaaaataaattaatctttttatctaaaatataaaggcacaataatttattttgccctccaacttaaatttttaaatttttatttaatttttcgtctcttttaacccttaaatttgtattgttaGATATAATGTACACGTGAATTGACGTATGGATGTCATATTagcaactaattaatttttaaaatttataaattaaaaaattattttaaaaactaaaagtgattaaattttttaaaaagtataaaacatatatttaaaaaatttgaatggaTATTTGCAAAGGATAATGTTTAAATATAACAGGTAATCAATaccatttttaagaaaaataaataaaaaacgtAAATCCTACTcctaaattatgaaatttaagttTGGCCAAAGGCACAAATTAACTTGTAGAGTGGACCCCTCTCTAACTGGACCACTGAATAATTGCCACGTTAACACAGTTCCAAATGACTGAAACGTAACCTCTTGAAAATCCTCTACGTGTCATGTCAAATCCTCCCCAATAGTTCTTCGCCACGTCAATCTAATGGATACGTGGCGTGTATCTATTGGTTGAGATAATTTACTACAGTCCATGTCATTTTTTCACTGTACCGTAAACCATCACTGAACTCAACGACCACTATATAAAGGGAAACTCGTCAATCTCCCTTTGCCACTCTGCAGCTTCACTAATGGCGATTCCTAAACGAAACCCTATTTTCCTATCTGTAATCTTTGTTTCGCTCCTCGCCATCGCCTCCGCTAAAGTATTCTTCGAAGAACGTTTTGATGGTAAACCTTTACGGGCTCCTCTTTTAGATTGGCTTGCTTTCGCCGTTTGAATCTGTTTTTGTAGAGATATATGCTTTCATTTCGATCTAACTTGAACGGATCAAGCTATTTTAACGTGTTAATTTGGCGATCCAGttgtttttgatttgtttctttatcAAATGCTTAATTAcgtttgaaaatataattaattcgaTTAGATCTGCATTTTCTATTTGGCATTGTgattctgaaatttttttgtaagcGTAATATCAGAAATGTAGTTTAATTACCACAAGAAACGGCGGCGAAAGCTACAGTATCTAGCGTTTCAGTTGATTTAACAGTGTTCTAGCGTTTGtgtgtattattttattgttcattGATACTTGAGAGagtgtttgttatttttagagAACAGAAGTGAATGAAGAATTAGTTTTTAGTAATGTGAGAAGGAAATAATTTATACTTACTATCTTCTTTAGAAGAATAGATATGGGAGTAATCAAGTAGAAACCGTAAACAGTAGTACTATGCCTGCTTACATTCTCATGATTCTgaattcctttaaaaaaaattaaagagaactCATGTAAAGGAAGCcacttttgttttaattgtaCCTTTTTTACCTTTCACTGTTTTCAAATTGAACAGTTTCCTCTTTTTGgggctaatttttttattgttatgaAACTGAAGAGGGATGGGAAAGTCGGTGGGTAAAATCTGACTGGAAAAAGGATGAGAACATGGCTGGGGAGTGGAATTACACTTCTGGAAAATGGAATGGAGATCCTAACGACAAGGGTAACATTCTGGATACTCGTAAAAGGtgtcttttaatttcttgtttctAGTTagttactgatggctttgtgttTCGTATAGGTATTCAAACTAGTGAAGACTACAGGTTCTATGCTATTTCAGCTGAGTTCCCAGAAGTCAACAACAAAGATAAGACTCTAGTCTTCCAATTTTCTGTCAAGCATGAGCAAAAGCTTGATTGTGGTGGTGGCTACATGAAGTTGCTCAGCGGTGACATTGACCAGAAGAAATTTGGTGGTGAAACCCCATACAGGTTTTTTCTTCACCTGTGATCTAAGCTATATGTATCTCTAAAAGGTATAATTATTATGGATTTACCCATTTTTTGTTGTGTTGGTTGGTTGCAGCATCATGTTTGGGCCTGATATCTGCGGCTATAGCACTAAGAAAGTGCATGCTATTCTCACCTACAATGGGACAAACCACTTGATCAAAAAGGAAGTTCCTTGTGAGACTGACCAACTCACTCATGTTTATACGTTCATTCTCCGTCCGGATGCTACCTACAGTATCCTTGTTGACAATGTTGAGAAACAAACTGGTAGCTTGTACACTGATTGGGATCTTCTCCCACCTAAGAAAATAAAGGATCCTGAGGCCAAGAAGGTAGTTAACCGTAATTGGTCAAACCTAATCTAAATTAATGTCATTTTGGCTTATTTGGTTCTCATATGAATTTTGAATACAACTTAAGTATTTTGCATCATGGACAGCCTGAAGATTGGGATGACAAGGAATACATCCCTGATCCCGAAGACAAGAAGCCTGAGGTAGTAACCTTGCCCCTTCATTCTCTTATGCTACTTTATATATACTTCCTGAAAGTGCATGGGCAAAATAATCTCGTCTTTGATTACTATAGGGTTATGATGACATTCCAAAAGAAATTCCAGATCCTGATGCTAAGAAGGTAGTCATTTAATTCTTTCTGGAATGCTTTTTGTTGGGAAATGCCATGCCTTatctaaaataaagattaatggTTGAAAAAATTTACACCAGCCTGAAGATTGGGATGATGAAGAAGATGGTGAATGGACACCTTCAACTATTCCCAATCCTGAATACAAGGGCCCATGGAATCCAAAGGTTTGTGAAATCCTTAACTAGATGCagcattttaatattatttttgaattagaaatGTGTAAAGAATTTTCCTCTATCTGCAGAAAATCAAGAACCCCAACTACAAGGGCAAGTGGAAGGCACCAATGATTGACAACCCTggtttatttcttttcctttcctctcaagcctttttctttttactcttTAACAGCAAAGTTTTAGGTTATTTATTACTGTGTTTTCATATGGCCCACAGATTTCAAGGATGATCCGGATCTCTATGTTTTCCCCAGCTTGAAGTATGTTGGTATTGAGTTGTGGCAGGTATTGTTTTGCCTCTTTATTCTCTACCCCTACAATACTTTTAATCCATGACATTTTAAAACCGTAATGGCTCATTGTTTCTGTTTTGTCAGGTGAAATCGGGAACAATGTTTGATAACATCTTAGTCGCTGATGATGTAGAGTATGCCAAGAAACTAGCTGAAGAAACATGGGGCAAGCAGAAGGATGTAAGTGTATCTCTgtattttgaatatataatatatgtacatatatacatatttcttaGTTGTTTTATTCATATGCGAGTGATTTTATTGGCTTTTGCAGGCTGAGAAGGCAGCATTTgaggaggaagagaagaagaaagaggaaGAGGTACTGTTTTTAATTAAGGAGTGTCTTATATGTTACTTATTGTCTTTTACATTCTAACTGATGGAACATGATGTTCAGGAATCGAAGGATGAGCCAGTTGATTCCGATGTAAGCATA
This genomic window contains:
- the LOC105761112 gene encoding calreticulin; translation: MAIPKRNPIFLSVIFVSLLAIASAKVFFEERFDEGWESRWVKSDWKKDENMAGEWNYTSGKWNGDPNDKGIQTSEDYRFYAISAEFPEVNNKDKTLVFQFSVKHEQKLDCGGGYMKLLSGDIDQKKFGGETPYSIMFGPDICGYSTKKVHAILTYNGTNHLIKKEVPCETDQLTHVYTFILRPDATYSILVDNVEKQTGSLYTDWDLLPPKKIKDPEAKKPEDWDDKEYIPDPEDKKPEGYDDIPKEIPDPDAKKPEDWDDEEDGEWTPSTIPNPEYKGPWNPKKIKNPNYKGKWKAPMIDNPDFKDDPDLYVFPSLKYVGIELWQVKSGTMFDNILVADDVEYAKKLAEETWGKQKDAEKAAFEEEEKKKEEEESKDEPVDSDAEDDDDDTDDGEGSESDSSKDSAEEDAVQHDEL